DNA from Xiphophorus maculatus strain JP 163 A chromosome 6, X_maculatus-5.0-male, whole genome shotgun sequence:
TCGGAGCTCCAGCTGCTTCATCACCTCATAGTTGAAGCTCCTGAGCGCGTAAAGAGAGCCGCTGGCGGGATCCAGAGACACGAAGGTGGAGATCGGGGAGCCCATGAAATAGGTGTCCGCTAGTTTGTAAGTGACCTTCCCGTTTGACCCCATGTCCATGTCCCGCGCCACCACCGTGGTGATGTAGGCACCGGGTGCATTGTTCTCCACCACCGCCACTTCGTACACGGGCTTGCTGAACACCGGCGCGTTGTCGTTCTCATCCGTCAGTCTGATGGTGTACTGCGAGATGGTCCTGAAAGGAGGGGAGCCTAGATCCTCCGCCACCACCGTTAAGTTATATTCGGGGATCTTCTCCCGGTCCAGCGGGCTGGTGCTCACGATCATGAAGCTGTCCTCGTACGCCTGCTGCAGTCTGAAGTGGTCGTGTCCGTACAGCGTGCAGTGCACCTGCCCGTTTGCGCCAGAGTCTCTGTCCGAGGTGCTGACCAGAGCCACGAAGCTCTCTCTGGCCGCAGCCTCTGTGATGTACGCTATCCCCGCTGTGATAGAGGTCATCGGGGTGATGGATATCTCCGGCGCGTTGTCGTTCACGTCCTGCACCTGAACTACAATTTTGCAAATGGCCGGGCTCGGGTTCGGACCCAGGTCGGTGGCCTGGACGTCAAACTCGTACGTGTTCTTGCTCTCAAAGTCAACGGGGCTCTCCAGAGTGAGCCGCCCCGTCTTCCTGTCCACCCTGAAGAGTTGCCGTATCTCGGGAGGCACCTGGTTTCCGAACCCGTACACCACCTCACCGTTCAGCCCTTCGTCCGGGTCCTCGGCGTTCAGGTCCAGCAGCAGGGAGCCCACCGGCGCGTCCTCGGGCAGGTCCACGGAGAAGCTGCTCCTGTCGAACACCGGGCTGTTGTCGTTGTAGTCTTTCACCTTGACATTTATGCGCGTCGTCCCGCTGCGGGACGGGTTGCCGCCGTCCATGGCGACCAGCTCCAGCGCGTAAGAGGCTTGCGTCTCCCTGTCCAGCTCCTTCATGAGCACCAGCTCCGCATATTTAACCCCGTCGGCCCTGCTGAGCACGTCGATGGAAAAGTGGCTGTTGACGGAGATCTGGTAGCTCTGGATGTAGTTCACCCCGACGTCCTCGTCCACTGCGAAGTCCAGCGGGATCCGGGTGCCGACCGCCGTGTTCTCGGAGATCTCCAGACTCGACTCCTTTCGGGGGAACTCGGGGGAGTTGTCGTTGATGTCCCTGACCTCCACCTCGACGTGGATGAGCTTGAACTGctctttggagaagctgaccACGTCGAAGGCGATGAGACAGTGCAGGGTGTGCTTGCAGATCCGCTCCCTGTCCACCCTCTCGCCTATCGTCAGCTGCCCGTCGCTCTCCCTGAGTCGGATGAAAGAGGAGTTGAACTGTTTCATCATCTTGAAACTGTTCCTGGAGCCTCCCGAGAAGGGCGAAGTAGAGTAAACGTCCTTGGCTAAGTTTCCAATCACTGTCCCCGGCGCGTCCTCCTCAAACGTCTGATATTTCATCGTTTTTCCTTGCGTAAAAGCGGCCAAGACCAGGACGGAGGCGCACGTAAACACCAGCAGCCCGTTCCACCCTCTTCCTCCCATCTTGATATTCTGAAATTCAGCAAACCGTCCTCACTGAGTCCAACTTAGGAGTTCAAACAAAAACGCACCtggtcaaataataataataataataataagaagaataaGAATAAAGAAGTGTCCTCCTCTCCCTTCAGTCCACTCTCCTGGGTTGTTTGTCAGAACAAAGCCCGTGATAAATATTCCATATGTCTGATTATGCGCACTCAGGATGCGCTCCGCtctctcactcactcactctctcaCTACTGGAGGTGTGCTGCTCTGTCAGCGCAAGCGGGCTGCAGTGTCTGCGGGAGGGTTTATATGGCGAGGCATGCAAATGAGCCGCACTGTGACCAATCCGGGCTTTGAGATGGggaagacagacagagagagagagagagagacaggaggGGGGGGCGGGGGTGATCTTCTTTGAGACCTCTAAACCCCGTTTAGAGATTCCTGGGCTGTCCGGAGCAAGTTGGCACCCAATTTGTGGGCTAAATGCAGAGCTTGATTTAATACAGCTATAGTTTCCGTTGCTTGTTTATGTTCCTCGGGGCCGTTAAACGAGTCTGCGCACCGACACATGGGTGGAGGGGGAGGCACGGAGATGCGCAGTGTCCCTGAGCTAGAGGACAAAGCATTTGAATAGGAGCGTCTGACTGGGACTGCTTTTACGTCTGAAAAGAGGTTTCAGTGTGCGACGAGATTTACACCGAAACACCGTTTGGATCCCCACACGCGTGTCCCGTGTAACCCACTAAGAGAAAACACGAGGCTGAGACGCGCCACTGACCTCTCCACCTCTAAAGCGGGAGGAGACCTGAAACTCGAAGCACGCACGACacaatttatcattttcacCTCGTCCTCGGAGCGCCCTCATCCCCCCTCCCATCCGGACGAATATGCTGAATAATGGAAATGGCCACGGTGCTTTGGAAACGTGTTCGGACCCTTGACCCCCCCACATTATGGCACACCACCTGCAATGgtactgttttctgttttggggaTTTTGCGTCATTGTAAACTcagaagtaaaataatatgGAGCTTTTGCACACAGAtgagtctgaaaagtgtggcgtgccgCTGGAAGTCTTTCGGGGTGTGTCTCAGTGGCTTTGGACATGACAGGCGGACATTTTGTGCACGGTTTTCTTTGCTCAACAGCCcaagttcagtcagactggaaGGAGCATCAGTTTTCCAAACTTCCCGCACGTTCTCCTGTTAGGTTTAGttcttgactttgactgggccattccagCACGGGAGTAAGATTTGATATTATACCATTCCAGTGTAGCTTCGGCTTCATGCTTAGGGTTGTTGTCATGCAGGAAAGTCATCTGCGGGCTCTTAGAGGGTTTTCTTCTGGGACTCCCACCCGTCTCATTAAGTCAAAACAGCCACCGCCGTGTTTCACAAAGGGCATGGTGTGTTTTGAGGGTCTGCTGTGTTAGTTTTAGTTGGACGATTTGCGTGTCTGTGTTCTGATTGAACAGACCTCAGTTATCCTCACAGTTTGGGAtgtaaacttctccacaactgtCCTAATGACCTGCTCTGTTCTTTACCCACCGTGATGACGCTTGTTCTCTAATAATAACCTCTAACAATAAATCATACTCTGAAGTGCACTTCTAACTAACAGGGTTGGTTTTTCTAAGACATTTGTCACACTGGAGTTTGTTTAGGGGTAACATAGTAAATAGGGTTCAATGGGGTCcatctttcatatttttattggtgaaaaaattgttcaaattcTGCATTTGACCTCACAATGATGTGTTGATGAGACGCTTCCAAGAAATTCATTTCCGCATACGCTCAGAAGAATGTGGTGCTAATAGCGTCATTTCATAAATTCcaataaattctaataaattCCCTCTTCCTCCAGTTCACTCATCCCCCGCCCCCTGCTGTGCTCTAATCTTGTAATTGTTTGTCTTTCAGATCATATCTCCGGCTACACGGGGACTATGTGCACTTCGGCATGGATTTTACTCTAATTCGGCCCTAGCTCAGATCGGCTCACGAGATGTCTTGTTCAGGAGAGAGGGCGACATAGAGgggattttttaattttttaaattaaagcctATGTAACGGCGCCGTTTAGCGCGCGGCTCCCAGTGGCCTCGGCTGCCGGAACAGAGAGGCGCAGGTGAAGATGCACAAATACTCCCGGCTTTCACCCGTTACAAACGGGATTTAGCTGTCAGCGCAGAGGGTGAGGTTGGGGTGGGGAGGTGTGCTTATCAGGATTTCAATGGCGAGATTATATCAAAGGCCTATGAAGCCCTCGTTAGCAGCGGCGGGATAATGGCATGACGGGGTCTCCCTTTGCAGCCGTCTCACGCCTGCATTGTGGCCCCCTCTGAATCGGTCTGCGCGGGCCCTCGCCCTTTCTGAACCCCTCACAGTCCCTCCAAACCCCCTACCTCCCTCTCGGCCTAACTGTGGCATAATGGAGCAAAGCCACATGTAGCCTTTGTAGCACCATGCCCTTCCCCCCTGCCCCCTCCCTCGTCCTCTCCAGATCCAGAAACAGTCCCCGGCTATGACTCCTTTCATTACTCGGAGATGGGAGATGAATTGCCCCGGACACCAGGGTCCCccccattaaaatacatttagagaCAGACCGGGGCCCCGTCACGGCTCTTTAAGAGATTTTCTCATTCTTCCTATAGGGCTCGCTCGCTCTTTCCCGACCCCTCCTCATGCTGCACCCCCCCAGCCCTTTTTCCAGGGGCAACACTTGCCTTGCAGTGGAAGCTAATACAGGTTGGCATGTTCTATAAAGAACCCATCTGCCACTGAAAGTCAAATAGAAGGCACCTGAATGAACAAGCCCGGCTTAGTTGGGCCTGTCCCAAAGAAGCAGACAGGAGACTTTGATTGATTAATGACATCACTTTCCAATTACCCCAGAAGAATGGGATCACCTCATGACTTTATGCTTTAAATGAGTCAGACTTGAGGTCCTGAGGCTTTTTGAAGGATTTTCaacctctgttttttttttttctttgcaatttgTCTACTTATTCCCTCATTTTCTGTTCAGAGCTCAGAACAGGACAGGATATCAGATTGTGTAGCATGTGCGCGCACTGCAACTGGTTGGTGAAATGAAGAAATATGAATTGGCATTGCATCattggttgaaaaaaaaaagagagaaaaaaaagctattttaatatcagttttattttttacttagaacatttccaggtttgaaacataaacaggaaaacttctaagttttaagtcaaaaatgtaTCTGGTTCCATATGTTAAAATCCAGCATGCCTGTCTTTCAAACATGGCGATAGCCACAGTACGACAGTGAACTCAACCTGTGAGTTACTGTAATCTacaaatacttgagaccccTCCATGACTGCCTTTTTTAATGGTTCAAACAgtaaatataccttaatatgcattaatactgTTTAAGCTCTtccacagaagctaacatccacgGTCAACCTTATTGTAGCGCTCAGGGTAGGGTGGAGGGGTGGGGGGTCTGACCTGTTTCTGCAAGACTTAGCATCCCTGAATGAAGTAAAATCCCGGTGAGaactgttgttgcgcaacacccccccccctcctttctgtctctactctctcactctcgtacttcctcttctgagaggggagatgtgctaccagctctccatctaacgggttaattgagtttcctaaatctgccgggatttaccctgtccagaactgaagtaaactctgtttaagctggtttcgagaaacgattcacctgatttttaacggcctacatccaggtgtctcacccttcttccctctgtgaattagccagactgagcagcctacagccaactagtttcacagagcacacctgttaacggtcgctcgttctctattttacaacttgcatttgttattgaaccaggtaggttttagtgactcgggcgagtcccaaggatgacgttttaaatatgggctaccagcaacctataaaacattttccacttcttcctctccagaatcaaacatcacagctattttacaaccatcaaagaactttaaggtgactcattaactgaatgtccacaacatcttttagattttctttatgctaaatattttattagtaaggcatttttgcaagggtcagtacagcttaattcagtagcagaaataatcaaataagtaaaatcaatcatctagtctatctttccctactgctgacactgaaaactaaaaaaggaacctttgagagagacggacggagcctggcgcctcgaaccccagacctggcacgacgacgaagaaggtgctgcagcaggaggaagacgccgatcgatgaaggccaggatctccgcaggtctgatgatgaagaaggtgttgcagcaggaggaagatgttgatcagcgaaggcaggaatctctgtaggtctgatgagcctcctctccgcatggatggtgaggtcacacaggacttggtgctggcaggaaggaaggcaccagttcttcttctttgtctttgcctttgtcttcatctttgtctttggggtctgaacccagccgatgagagaagtgcgatttgaagccacaggttgtagggctgacgggttggtccccatggccggacagtcttcggctccgtggccccggctcttcttcagctgcagagttctttgtccatctcttggctcgaagctgcccggaggatccaacgaacggttcctcttttgcactcaccttttatagggtttctttggctagcactgttgctgggcttgtttcattggctgtctgcttagacagatgatctcatatccatcactgtcttacagaccttatgtcctgatgtctgtgctaatgtctcagggttgctcaacctcctatgtccattgcctgcacaacctttcacctactctctaaataaggcgttgatcatctctgctctcctgttagttccttgcctttcacctttcacctactctctacctccaacatatcagtgatgtttaattgcagttacaccttttacaccatttcaagttcaatgtcaaaatcacatttatatcacttttattttctttagcttctctgattttagcattcatttataattttataaccataacttatatcacatttattttcttcagcttctctgatttatcattcatttatgattttataaccataacttattaattatccttattataatcctaatgtgagttattacagatgtttttctgaaaagaaaccaaaagaataatacatgattctaattatttactactaaagttacagttacttgttttccttgtaagtgttcccacaaatataagtgtaagtattattacaagtaaaccaatattaatataagtattttactttgaatcttatcaaattatcaaaatgtttagatttaattctttaaactttcatgctttaaaataagaaatagtctcatctatttttatgaatctgcaggctggaaacttcctctttttccaggaaacctgcttttcctgtttcatgactctctctgtctgactatgatttcttatgattagatagaaaaaagtaaaattaaagcaaagtttgcatgagacaaaaacaacacacacaaccagatttattttattgacacttaagtctactgttgggcctagatatcacttgagtgattcattttaaagataactttatttattattactgttaaactaactttattgacacttaagtctacggttgggccttgatgtcacttgagtgattcattttaaagataactttatttattattactgttaaactaaaatctccagcatggggaagtgggatgagctcggattttcttgacagaaCTTAAGTGTGCGGCATTGTTTCTCTGTATCTTTTTAAGTATTTCACTGCTACCGTTGTGAAGTCTTTGAATCTCTTGCTACAATCTCGGTCAGATACCTGCTACTGAGGAGATCCGTAAAATCAACCAGACAGACCGGGTTAACCCTTCGTTTTTCGCGGCGATTACGTTCCAAGAAGAACctgtgataggcgaaatccgcgaagtaggaacctttattatacaatgaaatatttcataatacattgaaaccaaagaacaaaacctctttactactgtactgtaaaataataattttaatatgaactgaaggcggattcccatgcccgaattgcggagatTAGCACCGCCTCACCGCGAcccgagtcattggattagaacaggagaaaataaaaaatgattatgaaaaaacaaaaaaatcaaggtacagtaggacaaatagtgactcaggAGTATTTCACTGcacttctgactgagccgctgcatcctgactccgctctgtagcatttttttcttctaaagcccttggtgcaggtgtgtttttttcgagagaagaacataatTATCGGTAgatgttgtcgctcttttttcttctgggcaaaaagattcttataaaccgacatgccaccatcgattatgttaaatatggcaaGCTGTGTTACGTaggtgtacatattaaaccgcaacgttgttgacacacaggtagagaagaagcggagagactgtttagccaatcagaatgcagaacacaatgcaaatccgtgaagcagcgagaccgtgaaaggtgaaccgcgatatagcgagggttcacagTACTCCGATGTtcttttgttactcattctgctgcaagttggctcaattttgacacgcaagacgtaaccggtaaaatccggtttaggattttcaaaataaaagatccggaagtagttcattatttcttgcgcggcccggtaccaattggtccgcggcccggtggttggggaccactggtgtAGAGGGTacttcacattttgtaaatcaGAAATTATGGACTTATTGCGCCCCTCCAGGCCATGTCACCCAGTGCAATCAGCTCAGTCAACGGTATTAAAACCACCTGTAGAATTACTGCTGTGTtcaatcatttcatttatttaacccAGTCTGTCTGGTTGATTTTACGGATCTCCACAGTAGCAGACCGAGATTGTAGCAAGAGATTCAAAGACCTCACAACGGTAGCAGTGAAATACTTAAAAAGATACAGAGAAACAATGCCGCACACTTAAGTTCTCACCGGGATTTTACTTCATTCAGGGATGCTAAGTCTTGCAGAAACAGGTCAGACTGACGGTTCCAGTTTGCATAAAGTTCcttgtattaagcactaaaacaCCTAAGCTTTATTTCCCTGTTCAATGATTACTGCTggtacaataattttttttacaataaagatGATAATTTCCTTGCTTCCACATTAAAAGGAAAGATAGTGGAAGGGAAGAATGGCTTTGTATATGAACACATTCCAGTCACTGAAGTGATAATTATGTAGGGACGACCCGCTTACATTAGTCTTGAGTACATACACAAGATGGAAAAGCATGGTTATTAATAATACCATGATATCCGGCATGAAAATGAAGGCAGTGAACGACAGAGTGATGAGCATGGAAGACAAAAGTTGAGTTTTGTAATGCAAAAACATAGGAGCAAGTATGGAGCCTTGTGGaactcctttattttattgttttcatcgGCGTAACAGGAACATTGTGCCGCAATGAGCAACTCTGCGGGACAAAAGACATCTATTAACgacataaaatacaataaaaacactgGTAGCCATCAATGGGCTGTGCTTGATTTATGATGCCAATCAACCGTTTGTTTGGAAAACAATATCTGCAAGATGTGATCAACGGTGTTAAAGGCTTTAAAGGGATCCTAAGCATTGCTGCTGGCCAGGATGGTTTGGTATGTTATTGATGACCTTCATAAGGGCTatgatattttactttatcttatttttatttgttgaaaagcactattttttctcctctaaaaactaattaaatacaTATTAGCAGTAgcagagaataataataattaaaaaaaaaaacttctacgagggcaacaaaacaaaaacagcaatgatATTCGAGGTAGTAATTTGTTTTGCAGCTGCAACATTAACCTcggtgcaaaaaataaaaaaataaaaataaaagatctttCATTCAGGCGACTTGGTGAAGAGCTCTTTCAGATGAAGACagagaggctttttttttttttttttttcctgagccCACAGCACAACATGCTCAGAGTGTACACCGGATTCCCGCGTATTCCAACACCGCTCAGCGTTTTCTCACACCCAGAGGTACAGAGCAATCAAAAGCAAATAACGCTGCTGCTGTATGTCGCGTCTCGCCTGgcggattaaaaaaaaaaaaaaaaaaaaaaaatcgctgCACGTGCACACGCGCGCGCACTACACAGACACTTTTCCTCCCCCTTTAAAACAGTTGCTGGACAGACTCttgcatccacacacacacgcacacacacacacatctaccCTGACAAGAAAAGCTCTGATTTgaagactcaaaaaaaaaaaaaaaaaaaaaaaaaaaacttctgtcaCGTGATCACCGTGTCAATCGCGCCCGTCTGCACGCGAGCGCAACAAAAGCAGAATTAGGGAGAGTCTCTGAAATCCTCTCCATTCTTCACGAGACATATTAGCATTTTCTTTAACTTATATAAATATGTCTTTAGAGCAAACCTCAACCCCCCCCACCTCCCCCCTCTTTTCTTCCATTCTTCCGCATTGTGGCTCCATTTGCTCAAGTGATCGCAGAGGGTATTTGGGGGTCTGAAGCTGCTCGGCCGATCCGTGCCTTTTGTTGGGGTTTAACTCTTTCACATGGAAATGGGCGATTTGGTCGCTTTTGTGTCCAGCAGATAAGCGCTTGGAAGTGGGGAGGGGGCTGCGGGTGGAGGGGGGCAGGAAGGGTGAGAAAGGAGGACTGTGCGCGCGACTTTGGGAAGGAGGGGTGTCTGTTTAGGATAATCGATCAGAGTTGGTGACCCCCGCACGCACCAACCCCAAATCTCACTTGCTCACGCGGCCCTCCTTTGGCCGAACTCGCGTGCCATCACGGGCCCTGAGCTCTAATTGGTTCCCAGCAGTAATTATCCAATTACGGCCTCTCCAGCGGAGAGCCGCTCTCGACGCAGAGCTGGCCCGGATAAGGGCCTCACCCTTCTGCACCATTGATGGGAATCGTTAGGAGTGAACGCGCCCCGTCGGCTCCCGGGAAGTGCAACACTTGAGAAAGTTGGTGCCGCTGCTCCCGGTGATATAGAGGCCTTAATGGTGAGGACACCACTTCACATGCAGAGACCATTCAGGCAGCGTTATTCCCAAACTCTTATCGAAATTGAATTCATGATAAAGTGGTCGGTGGGTTAATTTGGCCCCTTTGTGTGGCCATTAAGAAGTAAATGTTGGAAGCCTGACATTACAGGGCGGCTTCTCACGGGAATACTGGGAGTGTAAAACTTCAAGATTTCTGGCTGgaagattcattttaaatgtttttggtgtttttttttactaaaacacaaacaaaactgtcaACGATCTTAACTCGAACTTATCATGTTTGGCCCTTCTCTGGCTTTCCTTTCGGACACGACGTATCCAGAAAACTTTCAAAGGGTTGCTCAGATGGGGACGACTGATGATCTTGGGTCTGAAAGCCGAAACAAAATGCCATAACAGAATTTCAAGGATATTATCATGTTGTGTTCACATTTAAGGACCAGAACAGAACACCATCAGGTGCAATAAGCACGAATAAATTAATGTTCTCTCTGATTTTCTATTTATGTATCTTGTAAAAACATAATGCAGTTTCTGAAGGGGGGGCAGCAAATTTTGTTGGGTTGACCACATTCTGCATTAGCCTACAATGAAGTCAACATTTTAGCGTCTAAGTTATGTTCAAAGACATTTGAAGTTTCTTTAGTCAACTGTGTTTACCTGGTTTGGTACATGAATAAACCAAACTTCAAGTAGGCAGGTTGGTGTTTTGGCAAAAAGAACACGACAACCATATACTGTCATTTTAACACTTGTATGCCAATGCACTGTAAAAAGGAAATTGTTCAATAATGGTTGAATTCAAACATCAtaccattcattcattcattcattcattcattcattcattcattcattcattcattttcttacacccttgtccctagtggggtcaggaggtgctggtgtctatcttcagctaacgttccaggcgagaggcgggggtcaccctggacaggtcgccagtctgtcgcagggcaacacagagacagacaggacaaacaaccacgcACACCAAATCATACCAAagcagtttaatttaaaataaaacccaagaTGTGTAACGTTTTATACTCTAATCTGGgatttctttttgcttcttcttAACCTGGAAAACAAACTGGATAACTTACTAGTCATGATGGGGACACACCAGAGGGCACATCAGATCAGAAACCAAGcgatgaagtaaaaaaaaattgtttcgaCTTCCAGCACAGGATATAAATACATCAATGTTTTTGCCAGCATTGTAGTTTCCATTGGGAAATGAAAGAAGATTAGCACCACCAGGTTCATTTCAAAACTTTACCACCAACTGGTCGGGACTCTGTCAGGGTGAGGACAAGCAACTTCACGATCACTCAGCCAGAGCTTCAGTCGTCCCCCGATTGGAGAACCACCTGAAGGTCAACAGTAGTTCAGGTACTCCTCCAGTCAGGCCTTTGTGGTAGAGTGGACAGGCTACTTGAGTTTTGCAGAAATTAACCTTATAGATGGAGAGACCGGAAGAAAAACCGACACTGTTAATCACCTGGCCACACCTACGGTCAGGGATCATGCGGATATTTTTCTGCATGAAGAGCTTGAAATATTCTTGAAATTCTCCTCCAATTCTCTGCTCTGAAAATCACAGTAAGGCATTGATGAAACTTCCAGCACAATGATTAGCCAAACTATCCTAGCAAGAGACTAAAGAAGCGGCTTGTACTTAAATCCCATAGAAAATCTATGGATGGACCTAAAATTCCTCTATCGATATTGCCCATCCATTTATTGCTTTGATGCTGGTATTGCTGCTAAAGGTGCTTCAACAAAGTATTGAGCAAAGACTGTGAATACGTATGAACAGCATTGCCCAGaagttttgaaattattttcttttcgtCAAGAAGTTAGTTTCTGACAGGAAAGCAGACAggtttttcagaaattattcacACTCTTCTTAATAATAgatggaaaaatgtgttttgatgtGTCCATTGGTGTTTTTGATACCATTTAAGGTCGGAAGGCCTCCTTCACATCGCCCTAATTTTTAGCTAACTCCACAGACTCTTTCTGAGTTTCTAGTCAGGACTTTGGATGGGCCAATTCAAAACGCTGATATTACTTCCTTCCAGAGGTGCACTGATTGTGGTTTTCTGGCCGATCTTTAGAAACCTTGACCCgctgattccaattttggccgatactgatttttttttttttgtccaaaatttTGTAAAAGATAGGAAGAAAATTGCTGAGTTTTCAACAGTAGGGGGGATGGACTGTTGTTAACTGCAAATATGCAGATGTGGCCTGGTGGactggtctgtcagtcaaacctttctcaTGGCAGAGCAGAAGAGGGCAGTGGTTGATTTTTTGATCTTTGTGGAGATAGATGAGATCGGTGGATACGATCATAGATCTTCTAAAACTGAGGAAATCGGCACCGTTATGTCGGTGAAGATACATTCAAAAGAATTATGttggcaaaatgtaaacacatgTATTATATACATGTGGTTGATACCATTTGAGGTTGGAAGGCCAGTTGATGTTGGTGGTTTTTACTAAATTTACGAGCAAACTGTTTTCACATTGTCATTGTGAAGCACTGTGAGACGTTGAATCCAATTTGGAAAAAGGCAAAATGCTAAAATGTCGATTTTCCTACTGCTAAAC
Protein-coding regions in this window:
- the pcdh8 gene encoding protocadherin-8; protein product: MGGRGWNGLLVFTCASVLVLAAFTQGKTMKYQTFEEDAPGTVIGNLAKDVYSTSPFSGGSRNSFKMMKQFNSSFIRLRESDGQLTIGERVDRERICKHTLHCLIAFDVVSFSKEQFKLIHVEVEVRDINDNSPEFPRKESSLEISENTAVGTRIPLDFAVDEDVGVNYIQSYQISVNSHFSIDVLSRADGVKYAELVLMKELDRETQASYALELVAMDGGNPSRSGTTRINVKVKDYNDNSPVFDRSSFSVDLPEDAPVGSLLLDLNAEDPDEGLNGEVVYGFGNQVPPEIRQLFRVDRKTGRLTLESPVDFESKNTYEFDVQATDLGPNPSPAICKIVVQVQDVNDNAPEISITPMTSITAGIAYITEAAARESFVALVSTSDRDSGANGQVHCTLYGHDHFRLQQAYEDSFMIVSTSPLDREKIPEYNLTVVAEDLGSPPFRTISQYTIRLTDENDNAPVFSKPVYEVAVVENNAPGAYITTVVARDMDMGSNGKVTYKLADTYFMGSPISTFVSLDPASGSLYALRSFNYEVMKQLELRITASDGGSPPLSGSASVYVRIIDQNDNAPLILQPPLNNGSAEVLLPRDAPTGYIVTRVEARDADEGMNSELSYGLATGEPSVFSVNKVTGDIYLNQVLSHDVDETLSVTVTVSDNGRPALTSTATLHFLIIAGSPPSDRTVYQAGGGEEARAQWDLSVVIIVVLAGSCTLLLLAIILIATTCNRRRRDKTGEDSDSYGEKGTLERGRGHAGDNPLLPLHGAAGGGGRAGGEGGGAEVFDGHSFSSQPGAFTPAHPGGSDMCSASEDGSEVPCVYDSDNNSKVRGNKHEGYSTLPGYGNGKEAVRPITIWKGNSYTTISARDPAFSGKDSGKGDSDFNDSDSDVSGDTGLKKDGAMVPPMGGQNALWACTSECKVLGHSDRCWSPSATRANAAPSPAPTLSSFSSLPKTASLPRDPNRRDNYYQAHIPKTVGLQSVYEKVLHSEYDYVLVTPPRPARVQEISEVAIPVYTPTPTHCPNNDV